One Paenibacillus sp. SYP-B4298 genomic window, ATTAGGTTGAGCCTTATCTTCAACAAGGCCGCATTCTGAAAAAGCGCTATTTCGCGCGCGCAATCTACGTGTTACCATACGGATAGGCGCATTAAGCTCGTACAACCTACAGAGAGGAACGATACTACATGCCGACTTTACTTGTATTGCAGCAGGTTACTTTGGAAGCTCAGGAACAGATTCGCGCAGCAGCGCCAGGCTGGAGCTGTATATTTGGCAAAGCCAAGGAGCTTGATCCACAGTTATTCCGTGAGGCTGAGGTCATATGCGGCTGGAGCTCGATCGCCGCTCAAGAGACACTGGGACGCGACGTCCCGCTGCGCTGGGTGCAGAGCTGGGCAGCGGGCGTAGACAAGCTCCCGCTGGAGCTATTCCGCAAGCAGGGGATCCGGCTCACCGATGCCAGCGGCATCCATCCGGTTCCGATGTCCGAGACCGCCTTCGCTCTCATGCTGGGGCTCAACCGCAATATTCAGCAGGCGGTGCGTGATCAGAGCGCAGCCGTCTGGGGCAAGGGCGGCTCCTTCCGAGAGCTGCACGGCTCCACAGTCGGGATCATCGGTGCCGGCGAGATCGGCCGGCAGATCGCCAAGCTGTCCCGCGCATTCGGCATGACCGTGCTCGGTGTGCGGCGCAGCGGACAGCCAACGCCGGAGGTGGATGAGATGTATGGTCTGGACGAACTAGATACCGTGCTGCGGCGCAGCGATTATATCGTGAACATCCTCCCCCTTACCGCACAGACGCGGGATCTGTTCGATGAGGCAAGGTTTGGCCTCATGAAGCGCGGAGCCTGCTTCATCAACATCGGCCGCGGTGCGACCGTAGTGACCTCCGCGCTGGTGGAGGCGCTGGAGAGCGGACAGCTCGGCTCTGCGGGACTTGATGTGATCGAGCCGGAGCCGCTGCCCGAGGATCATCCGCTCTGGTCGATGGAGCAGGTTATCCTAACGCCGCATATCGGCGGTGCCAGCCCCTACTACGATGCCAGAGCGAGCCAACTGTTCATAAACAATCTGGCGCTGTATGCCCAAGGCAAGCCGGAGCTCATGCGCAATATTGTCGATTATAACAGCGAATATTAGGAGCGGCTACTACACGCTCTGATTCGAGTACCCGACTCTTGAATCTACGATCAGCTCCAACGTCTGTCCGGCCTCGTCATAGCTATGGCGGGGCTGCTGCTTTCCGTAGAGCCACCATTTGCGAACCGCTGATGGATCGGATGGATTCTCTTCAAAATAGAACAGATTCAGATCATCAACCAGCGCAATAATCTCCTGGCCTTTCTCCAGTGGCACACCTTCCACTCGAATGCGCCATCCCTCCTTGTGCTCATCCAGTGTAAATGAAAGGCCCGCCTTCACCGTATCGAGTAGCAATCTGCCGATGACCTGCTTGATCAGCAGACGATATTGGATTGTTTCACTCATATGCCCTCTCCTCCCCTTGCGTATTATGGCAGATCGATCAGCAGCAGTTGCGCTTCCTGCTCAGCATGGAGCTTCAGCTCGGACAGCTCGGTTATACGTGCGGCATCACGCCGCGCCAGTACGGTTCCGTCAGCCAGCTTCACCGAACCCTCGATAATAAACAGATAGATGCGACGCCCTTCCTTCTGCTGAAAGCCGAGCTCTGCTCCCGCATCCAGCTCGGACAGGTAGAAGGTGGCATCCTGATGAATATGAGCCACTTCCCCCTCCTTGGAATGATTGGAGACGATGGGAAGGAGCTGGTTGCGCAGCTCGGCTACCGGATAGCGAGAGGTCTCATAGGAAGGCTCAAGCCCCGCACGCTCCGGTGTAATCCATACCTGCAGCAGCTCAACCGGCTGATCAGGATGTGGATTGATCTCCGAATGAATAATGCCCGTTCCAGCACTCATGCGCTGGATACCGCCGAAGCCGGTCACTGCCGTATGCCCGGTGCTGTCCTCATGCTTGATCTCGCCGCGAAGCACGATCGTCACAATCTCCATCTCCCGGTGCGGATGGGCGCCAAAGCCGTGTCCCCCGGCAACAATATCATCATTAAATACGCGCAGCGCGCCAAAATGCGTATTATCCGTATCGTAATACTCCCCGAACGAAAAGCTTGGATGGCTCTTGAGCCACCCCTTATCTGCATGATGTCTGTCCTCTGCCCTATGAATCGTAATCATCTTCGTTTCCCCCGTTCCTCATCGGAATGTTAGCACCTGGGTGCGTTCATGCTCTGCTGTACCCATTGCCAGGCACGACCAAGCGTCTTCTCCAGATTCGATTGCTGCTGCTCATCGACAAATGGCTGGTCATGGCGCAAGTAATCGGCATGACCGCCTATCAGCTCGATGCCTTCAATATGTGCGGGCGCATACTTGCTGGCATTCCACCCCGGCAGGCGGAAGCGCCCCGCTGACCAGCCTCCCCAGCTTCCCAGCCTTGTGATCGGGTCCTTGGCTTTGCCGTGGTCGTCAACCGCATGAATGTAATACACATGCTGGCGAAGCTCCGGCGCTATCGGCATCTTCGGAGAGCCGATCTGAATAATCCGGCAGTTCTCCGGGCGAAGCCGCTGCTCCTTGAGCAGGATGCGAACGGCCTGATAAGCGGCAGCGCCGCCGCCGCTATGTCCGATCAGTACGAGCTGCTCCCCATCATAGCTGTTGCGGATATGATCCGCTGCGGCCCGACCGCCCACCCGGAGCAGGCTCAACCGATGCGGCAGATCACCGGATACTTCACCCACCTGCCTCCAGACGCTGCGGCTGTGGTCGCCATAGGGATAGATGGCATCCACCCTCGCCAGCCATCCCGCCTGCCGGGCGACCGACGCGACCCAATCGCAGCAGCGCCCAAAGAACTGGGGCGCTGTCGCGATGCCGGCGAGCAGCACAATCCGCATTCTCTCAACCTGAGTTGTATTGCTGTGGCTTGCTTCCATCTCCATCCCACCC contains:
- a CDS encoding D-2-hydroxyacid dehydrogenase; this translates as MPTLLVLQQVTLEAQEQIRAAAPGWSCIFGKAKELDPQLFREAEVICGWSSIAAQETLGRDVPLRWVQSWAAGVDKLPLELFRKQGIRLTDASGIHPVPMSETAFALMLGLNRNIQQAVRDQSAAVWGKGGSFRELHGSTVGIIGAGEIGRQIAKLSRAFGMTVLGVRRSGQPTPEVDEMYGLDELDTVLRRSDYIVNILPLTAQTRDLFDEARFGLMKRGACFINIGRGATVVTSALVEALESGQLGSAGLDVIEPEPLPEDHPLWSMEQVILTPHIGGASPYYDARASQLFINNLALYAQGKPELMRNIVDYNSEY
- a CDS encoding pirin family protein encodes the protein MITIHRAEDRHHADKGWLKSHPSFSFGEYYDTDNTHFGALRVFNDDIVAGGHGFGAHPHREMEIVTIVLRGEIKHEDSTGHTAVTGFGGIQRMSAGTGIIHSEINPHPDQPVELLQVWITPERAGLEPSYETSRYPVAELRNQLLPIVSNHSKEGEVAHIHQDATFYLSELDAGAELGFQQKEGRRIYLFIIEGSVKLADGTVLARRDAARITELSELKLHAEQEAQLLLIDLP